The following coding sequences are from one uncultured Bacteroides sp. window:
- the mraZ gene encoding division/cell wall cluster transcriptional repressor MraZ: MTVFLGNIEAKTDTKGRIFIPALFRRQLQATSEDKLVMRKDVFQECLVLYPESVWNEELNELRSKLNKWNANHQNVFRQFVSDVEIISIDGNGRILIPKRYLQIAGILGEVRFIGVDNKIEIWAKEKTEQPFMQAEAFGKALEEIMNNEE; the protein is encoded by the coding sequence ATGACAGTTTTTCTAGGCAATATTGAAGCTAAAACGGACACGAAAGGCAGAATCTTCATTCCGGCTCTTTTCAGAAGACAGCTACAAGCAACTTCTGAAGATAAGCTTGTTATGCGCAAAGATGTGTTTCAAGAGTGTCTTGTACTCTACCCCGAGAGTGTATGGAACGAAGAGCTGAACGAATTGCGTTCCAAACTGAATAAGTGGAATGCAAACCATCAAAATGTCTTCAGGCAATTCGTGAGCGATGTTGAGATAATCAGCATTGATGGAAACGGTCGGATACTAATCCCTAAACGCTACCTACAAATAGCAGGAATTTTAGGAGAAGTACGCTTTATTGGAGTTGATAACAAAATAGAAATTTGGGCCAAAGAAAAGACTGAACAGCCTTTTATGCAAGCAGAGGCTTTTGGAAAAGCGTTAGAAGAAATAATGAATAATGAGGAGTAA
- a CDS encoding deoxyguanosinetriphosphate triphosphohydrolase, with protein sequence MNWKQLISAKRFGMEEFHEERQENRSEFQRDYDRLVFSAPFRRLQNKTQVFPLPGSIFVHNRLTHSLEVSCVGRSLGNDAAKAILQKKPELHDTFLPEIGSIVSAACLAHDLGNPPFGHSGEKAISTFFSEGKGLLLKDKLLSNEWEDLIHFEGNANAFRLLTHQFKGRRQGGFAMTYSTLASIVKYPFSSSLAGEKSKFGFFVSEEEGFRRVATELGIQQLNEQPIKYARYPLVYLVEAADDICYQMMDIEDAHKLKILTTDETIELLMNFFDESKQAHIRKTFAIVSDRNEQIAYLRSSVIGLLIKECTRVFVENEESILEGNYSGSLIKNISEKPAKAYRICSKVSMEKIYRSRDVLDIELAGFQVISTLLELMIDAVNAPEKAYSKLLINRVSSQYDLKAPALFNKVQAVLDFISGMTDVFALDLYRKINGNSLPAV encoded by the coding sequence ATGAACTGGAAGCAATTGATTTCAGCAAAACGCTTTGGAATGGAGGAGTTTCACGAAGAGCGACAAGAGAACAGATCCGAATTTCAAAGAGACTATGACCGCTTGGTATTTTCGGCACCTTTCCGTCGTTTACAAAACAAGACTCAGGTATTCCCACTTCCAGGTAGTATTTTTGTTCACAACCGATTGACACATAGTTTGGAAGTTTCATGTGTCGGTAGATCATTAGGTAATGACGCTGCAAAAGCTATTTTGCAAAAAAAACCAGAGCTTCACGATACCTTCTTACCCGAAATAGGCTCTATCGTTTCTGCCGCCTGTTTAGCACATGACTTAGGAAATCCGCCTTTTGGACACTCGGGTGAAAAAGCTATTTCTACTTTTTTTTCTGAAGGCAAAGGGCTCCTTCTTAAAGATAAGCTATTATCCAACGAGTGGGAAGATTTGATACATTTTGAAGGTAATGCCAATGCGTTTCGTTTGCTTACCCATCAATTCAAAGGGCGCCGCCAAGGAGGTTTTGCCATGACTTACTCCACCCTAGCTTCTATCGTCAAATACCCTTTTTCATCAAGTTTAGCAGGAGAAAAGTCCAAATTTGGCTTCTTTGTTTCTGAAGAGGAAGGATTTCGTCGTGTTGCGACTGAGCTTGGTATTCAGCAACTCAACGAGCAACCGATTAAATATGCCCGATACCCGTTGGTATATCTTGTAGAAGCTGCAGACGACATCTGTTACCAAATGATGGATATAGAAGATGCGCACAAGCTCAAAATACTCACTACAGATGAAACCATAGAACTACTAATGAACTTTTTTGATGAAAGCAAACAGGCACATATACGAAAAACTTTTGCTATTGTGAGCGACAGAAATGAACAAATAGCTTACTTACGATCATCCGTCATCGGATTATTGATAAAAGAATGCACAAGAGTGTTTGTGGAAAATGAAGAAAGCATTTTGGAAGGAAATTACAGTGGTTCTCTTATCAAAAATATATCAGAAAAACCTGCTAAGGCTTACCGGATATGCAGTAAAGTATCCATGGAAAAAATATATCGTTCGCGCGACGTATTAGACATTGAACTAGCTGGTTTCCAAGTCATAAGTACTCTTCTCGAATTGATGATTGACGCTGTCAACGCTCCAGAAAAAGCCTACTCCAAACTTCTTATTAACCGTGTCTCAAGCCAATATGATTTAAAAGCGCCCGCACTTTTTAACAAAGTACAAGCAGTTCTAGATTTCATTTCAGGAATGACAGATGTCTTTGCTCTGGACCTTTACCGAAAAATTAATGGAAACAGCCTTCCGGCTGTGTGA
- the rsmH gene encoding 16S rRNA (cytosine(1402)-N(4))-methyltransferase RsmH has protein sequence MKTEEITYHIPVLLQESVDGMNIQPEGIYVDVTFGGGGHSKEILSRLGTEGKLLGFDQDKDAERNIINDKRFVFVRSNFRYLRNFLHYHEIEKVDSILADLGVSSHHFDDSERGFSFRFNGSLDMRMNKRSGMTAADIINTYDEERIANILYLYGELKNSRKLASVIIKAREKKNIESIEDFLEIIKPCFGREREKKEIAKVFQALRIEVNQEMEALKEMLIAATEALKPGGRLVVITYHSLEDRMVKNIMKTGNVEGKAEQDFFGNFQTPFKLINNKVITPNEEEIEINPRSRSAKLRIAEKK, from the coding sequence ATGAAAACAGAAGAAATAACATATCACATACCAGTATTATTGCAAGAAAGCGTAGACGGAATGAATATCCAACCAGAAGGGATATATGTCGATGTCACTTTCGGAGGAGGAGGACATTCTAAAGAGATATTGTCGCGCCTGGGAACAGAAGGGAAATTATTAGGTTTCGATCAGGATAAAGATGCTGAAAGGAATATCATCAACGATAAACGTTTTGTTTTTGTACGTAGTAATTTCAGATACCTACGTAACTTCTTACACTATCATGAAATAGAAAAAGTCGATTCTATCTTAGCCGATTTAGGAGTTTCCTCCCATCATTTCGATGACAGCGAACGCGGATTCTCTTTCCGCTTCAACGGGTCATTAGATATGAGGATGAATAAACGCTCCGGAATGACCGCCGCCGATATCATCAACACTTATGACGAGGAACGCATTGCCAATATTTTATATCTTTACGGTGAACTAAAAAATAGCCGAAAGCTTGCATCTGTGATCATAAAAGCCCGTGAGAAAAAAAACATTGAAAGCATTGAAGATTTTCTGGAGATAATAAAACCGTGCTTTGGAAGAGAGAGAGAAAAAAAAGAAATAGCCAAAGTTTTTCAAGCCCTACGAATTGAGGTCAATCAAGAAATGGAGGCCTTAAAAGAAATGCTCATAGCAGCAACAGAAGCTTTAAAGCCGGGTGGACGACTTGTTGTCATCACTTATCACTCTCTTGAAGATAGGATGGTCAAGAATATTATGAAGACAGGAAATGTAGAAGGAAAAGCTGAGCAAGATTTTTTTGGCAATTTCCAAACTCCATTCAAGCTGATAAACAACAAGGTCATCACACCGAATGAAGAGGAAATAGAAATTAATCCACGTTCTAGAAGTGCAAAATTAAGAATCGCTGAGAAAAAATAA
- a CDS encoding 1-acyl-sn-glycerol-3-phosphate acyltransferase — protein sequence MSNDSLFLIDIDKILREKAPKYYKYIPAFLVAYLKRIVHQEELNVFLHESQDKKGVDFLEASLSFLDMKIELRGEENLPKEGLYTFVSNHPLGGQDGVALGYVLGSRYKGKVKYLVNDLLMNLQGLAPLCIPINKTGKQGRDFPLMVEAGFRSDNQLIMFPAGICSRRHKGVIKDLQWTKTFVVKSVESQRDIVPIHFGGRNSNFFYNLANLCKFLGIKFNIAMLYLADEMFKNRHKTFTVTIGKPIPWQTFDKSKTPLQWAEYVRDIVYKL from the coding sequence ATGAGTAATGACTCTTTGTTTTTAATTGATATCGACAAAATACTACGTGAAAAGGCTCCGAAGTATTACAAATACATTCCAGCATTTTTAGTAGCTTACCTAAAGAGAATTGTTCATCAAGAAGAGCTGAATGTCTTTTTGCATGAATCACAGGATAAGAAAGGGGTAGACTTTTTGGAGGCCTCTTTGAGTTTTCTGGATATGAAAATTGAACTTAGGGGTGAAGAAAATCTACCGAAAGAGGGTTTGTACACATTTGTCTCCAATCATCCTTTAGGTGGACAGGATGGTGTGGCATTAGGTTATGTCTTGGGAAGTCGTTATAAAGGGAAAGTGAAATATCTTGTAAATGATTTATTGATGAATTTGCAAGGATTGGCGCCACTCTGTATTCCTATAAACAAAACCGGTAAACAAGGGCGAGATTTTCCTTTAATGGTTGAAGCCGGTTTTCGTTCAGATAATCAATTAATAATGTTTCCGGCAGGAATTTGCTCAAGAAGACATAAAGGGGTTATTAAAGATTTGCAGTGGACAAAGACATTTGTGGTTAAAAGTGTGGAATCACAAAGAGATATTGTTCCCATTCATTTTGGTGGGAGAAATTCTAATTTCTTTTATAACCTTGCTAATCTTTGTAAGTTCTTAGGAATCAAATTTAATATTGCAATGTTATATCTTGCAGACGAAATGTTTAAGAATCGTCATAAAACATTTACAGTGACTATTGGAAAACCAATACCTTGGCAAACTTTTGATAAATCAAAAACGCCTCTACAGTGGGCGGAATATGTTAGAGATATAGTTTATAAACTTTAA
- a CDS encoding GNAT family N-acetyltransferase, whose product MEEIIAPISKELIKAELTENKRLRITNKSNNQIYIITHQDSPNTMREIGRLREIAFRAAGGGCGLSVDIDEYDTMENAYKQLIVWNPEAEEILGGYRYIRGTDVQLDTKGHPILATSHMFDFSDKFLKEYLPTTIELGRSFVTLEYQSTRSGSKGLYALDNLWDGLGALTVVMPEVKYFFGKVTMYPNFHRQGRDMILYFLKKHFGDKDGLITPMKPLEIETDEKELEKLFCKDAFRDDYKILNTEVRKLGYNIPPLVNAYMGLSPTMKMFGTAINYGFGDVEETGILIAVDEILEEKRMRHIQSFIEHNPEGCQLTSGANKVFYSNIN is encoded by the coding sequence ATGGAAGAAATTATTGCACCGATAAGCAAAGAATTGATTAAAGCCGAATTGACAGAAAATAAGCGGCTACGTATAACAAATAAGAGCAATAATCAAATATATATTATTACTCATCAGGATTCTCCTAATACTATGAGAGAAATTGGTCGTTTGCGTGAAATTGCTTTTCGGGCAGCAGGTGGAGGGTGTGGCCTTTCTGTTGATATTGATGAGTATGATACAATGGAGAATGCCTATAAGCAACTGATCGTTTGGAATCCTGAAGCTGAAGAGATTTTGGGAGGATATCGCTATATTCGTGGGACAGACGTACAACTAGATACTAAGGGGCATCCCATTCTTGCTACTTCGCATATGTTTGATTTCTCAGATAAATTTTTGAAAGAATATTTGCCTACTACTATTGAACTAGGGCGCTCTTTTGTTACTTTAGAATATCAGTCAACTCGTTCGGGTAGTAAAGGACTATATGCTTTAGATAATCTTTGGGATGGTTTAGGTGCTTTGACTGTGGTTATGCCTGAAGTCAAGTATTTTTTTGGAAAGGTGACGATGTATCCGAATTTTCATCGCCAAGGGCGCGATATGATTCTTTATTTCCTTAAAAAACATTTTGGAGATAAGGATGGACTGATAACTCCGATGAAGCCATTGGAAATTGAAACTGATGAGAAAGAGTTGGAGAAGCTATTTTGTAAAGATGCTTTTAGAGATGATTATAAGATATTGAATACCGAAGTTCGTAAACTGGGTTATAACATTCCTCCTTTAGTAAACGCATACATGGGTTTGAGTCCAACGATGAAAATGTTTGGAACCGCTATTAATTATGGTTTTGGAGATGTTGAAGAGACAGGAATCTTAATTGCTGTAGATGAAATCCTTGAAGAAAAACGGATGCGTCATATTCAATCATTCATAGAACATAATCCGGAAGGCTGTCAGTTGACTTCGGGGGCTAATAAAGTGTTTTATTCTAATATAAACTGA
- a CDS encoding HU family DNA-binding protein: MPINYVLRKKVDKSQKEVKELYYATTKALQKQPVDSIQIANELAERSSLQNGDALSALIQLSDIIATHLREGRTVSLKDLGNFYPSITSEGVVHPKECTANKVWISKICFKSAPSFLQKVRKAHFVSSQLGYGWSAKPTQKASKQSIDEAEEKATNKDIK, translated from the coding sequence ATGCCTATTAACTATGTACTAAGAAAGAAAGTAGACAAGAGCCAGAAAGAGGTCAAAGAGCTTTATTACGCCACCACCAAAGCGCTCCAGAAACAGCCCGTAGACAGCATACAGATCGCCAATGAGCTTGCTGAAAGAAGCTCATTGCAAAATGGAGATGCATTATCTGCCTTGATACAATTATCGGACATCATCGCAACACATTTGCGCGAAGGGCGAACCGTCAGTCTAAAAGATTTAGGTAATTTCTACCCCTCTATCACTAGTGAAGGAGTAGTACACCCGAAAGAATGTACAGCCAATAAAGTCTGGATATCCAAAATTTGCTTCAAATCAGCTCCGAGTTTTTTGCAAAAAGTACGAAAAGCTCATTTTGTAAGTTCCCAACTAGGATACGGATGGTCTGCAAAACCTACGCAGAAAGCAAGCAAGCAGAGCATAGATGAAGCAGAAGAAAAAGCAACGAATAAAGACATAAAATAA
- a CDS encoding phospho-N-acetylmuramoyl-pentapeptide-transferase produces the protein MLYYLFQWLDKFDFPGARMFGYISFRALMAIILALLISSIFGNKFINLLKRKQITETQRDISIDPFGVNKVGVPSMGGVIIIVAILIPCLLLGKLDNIYMILMLITTIWLGSLGFADDYIKIFKRDKEGLHGKFKIIGQVGLGLIVGLTLYLSPDVVIRENFEVQKPGEQIEVVHAIKNIKSTQTTIPFVKSNNLDYADLVAFMGEHAQAAGWILFVIITIFVVTAVSNGANLNDGMDGMAAGNSAIIGLTLGILAYVSSHIDYAQYLNIMYIPGTQELVIYICAFIGALIGFLWYNAFPAQVFMGDTGSLTIGGIIAVFAIIIHKELLIPILCGVFLVENLSVILQVNFFKSGKKKGIKQRIFKRTPIHDHFRTTLSQLDPNCTYMFTKPNSVFHESKITVRFWIVTIVLAAITIITLKIR, from the coding sequence ATGTTATATTATCTATTTCAATGGCTTGATAAATTTGATTTCCCTGGAGCAAGAATGTTTGGTTACATCTCATTCCGAGCATTAATGGCTATTATCTTGGCACTATTAATATCAAGTATCTTTGGAAACAAATTTATTAATCTATTAAAGAGAAAACAGATTACGGAAACACAACGTGATATTAGCATTGATCCTTTTGGAGTAAACAAAGTTGGCGTTCCAAGCATGGGTGGAGTTATTATTATTGTTGCCATATTAATACCCTGTTTACTATTAGGTAAATTAGATAACATATACATGATATTGATGCTAATCACTACGATTTGGTTAGGCTCATTAGGCTTTGCAGATGATTATATAAAGATATTCAAGAGAGATAAGGAAGGACTTCACGGAAAGTTTAAAATTATCGGGCAAGTAGGATTAGGACTCATAGTAGGTTTAACGCTCTATTTAAGCCCTGACGTTGTTATCAGAGAAAATTTTGAAGTTCAAAAACCCGGGGAACAGATAGAAGTAGTGCACGCCATCAAAAATATAAAATCAACACAGACTACAATTCCCTTTGTCAAAAGTAACAACCTCGACTATGCCGATCTAGTTGCATTCATGGGCGAACATGCTCAAGCCGCAGGATGGATCCTTTTTGTTATCATAACGATCTTTGTTGTTACAGCTGTATCCAACGGAGCCAATCTAAACGATGGAATGGATGGAATGGCTGCGGGCAATTCCGCCATAATAGGACTAACATTGGGGATATTGGCCTATGTTTCCAGCCATATAGATTACGCTCAATACCTAAATATAATGTATATACCAGGTACCCAAGAGTTGGTTATTTATATATGTGCTTTCATCGGAGCACTCATTGGCTTCCTTTGGTATAATGCTTTCCCCGCTCAGGTTTTCATGGGAGATACAGGAAGTCTCACTATTGGAGGTATCATCGCTGTTTTTGCTATCATCATACACAAAGAATTACTTATCCCGATACTTTGCGGAGTATTCTTAGTAGAAAACTTATCGGTTATTCTTCAGGTTAACTTCTTTAAGTCTGGGAAAAAGAAAGGTATCAAACAACGTATTTTTAAACGTACCCCTATACACGATCATTTCAGAACAACCTTATCTCAGTTAGATCCAAATTGCACATACATGTTTACCAAACCGAATAGTGTGTTTCATGAATCTAAAATAACAGTTCGTTTTTGGATTGTGACAATAGTACTTGCTGCCATAACTATCATTACATTAAAAATAAGATAA
- a CDS encoding FtsL-like putative cell division protein, protein MEDKVKKKKKSTSLKSILGGDILATDFFRRQTKLIVLIMLFLIFYIHNRYASQQQQIEIDKLKKELIDIKYDALTRSSELMEKSRQSRIEEYISQTQSHLQASTEPPFLIKD, encoded by the coding sequence ATGGAAGATAAAGTAAAGAAGAAGAAAAAAAGTACTTCCTTAAAAAGCATTTTGGGAGGAGACATTCTAGCCACGGACTTCTTTCGCAGGCAAACAAAGTTAATCGTACTTATCATGCTCTTTCTTATTTTCTATATCCACAACAGATATGCCAGTCAACAACAACAAATAGAAATAGATAAGCTAAAGAAAGAGCTTATTGATATAAAATATGATGCACTGACACGTAGTTCAGAGTTAATGGAAAAAAGCCGGCAATCACGAATTGAAGAATACATATCGCAAACACAAAGTCATTTGCAAGCTTCAACCGAACCTCCTTTTTTGATTAAAGATTAG
- a CDS encoding UDP-N-acetylmuramoyl-L-alanyl-D-glutamate--2,6-diaminopimelate ligase, with the protein MKLEELLKTVRIVNITGQTEIDIKGVNIDSRLVEKGDLFMAMKGTQTDGHAYISTAIEQGAVAILCENIPEILIEGITYIQITNSEEAVGKVATTFYGNPTSKLELVGVTGTNGKTTVATLLYDTFRYFGYKTGLISTVCNYIDGEAIPTEHTTPDPITLNKLLGRMADEGCKYAFMEVSSHSIDQKRISGLIFAGGIFTNLTRDHLDYHKTVENYLKAKKKFFDDMPKNAFSLTNLDDKNGLVMTQNTRSKVHTYSLRSICDFKGRVIESHFEGMLLDFNNKELAVQFIGRFNASNLLAVFGAAVLLGKKEEEVLIALSTLRPVAGRFDSIRSSKGYTAIVDYAHTPDALVNVLNAIHGVLEGKGKLITVVGAGGNRDKGKRPIMAKEATRYSDRVIITSDNPRFEEPQDIINDMMAELDKDDLKKTISIADRKEAIRTACMFAQAGDVILVAGKGHENYQEIKGVKHHFDDKEILKEIFDNE; encoded by the coding sequence ATGAAACTGGAAGAGTTATTAAAAACAGTCCGGATAGTAAACATCACCGGGCAAACAGAAATAGACATAAAAGGGGTCAATATAGATTCCAGACTCGTAGAGAAAGGTGATTTGTTCATGGCTATGAAAGGAACGCAGACTGATGGCCATGCCTATATCTCAACTGCAATAGAACAAGGCGCTGTTGCAATACTTTGCGAGAATATACCGGAAATTCTAATTGAAGGCATTACCTACATTCAAATAACAAATAGTGAAGAGGCTGTAGGAAAAGTGGCTACAACTTTTTATGGAAATCCCACTTCAAAATTAGAGCTTGTTGGAGTCACAGGTACCAACGGAAAAACAACCGTAGCAACTTTATTATACGACACATTTCGTTATTTTGGATATAAAACCGGATTGATATCAACTGTATGCAACTATATCGACGGAGAAGCAATTCCTACCGAACATACTACGCCTGATCCCATCACTCTTAACAAATTGTTAGGACGCATGGCTGATGAAGGATGTAAATATGCCTTCATGGAGGTTAGTTCTCACTCTATAGATCAGAAGAGAATTAGTGGACTTATTTTTGCCGGAGGCATTTTCACAAACCTAACCCGAGATCATTTAGATTATCATAAGACGGTAGAGAATTATCTAAAAGCAAAGAAAAAGTTTTTTGATGATATGCCCAAAAACGCATTCAGTTTAACTAACTTAGATGATAAAAACGGATTGGTAATGACACAAAACACTCGTTCCAAAGTACATACGTATTCATTACGAAGTATCTGCGACTTTAAAGGGCGAGTGATAGAATCTCATTTTGAAGGGATGCTACTTGATTTCAATAATAAAGAGCTAGCCGTACAATTCATCGGGCGTTTTAATGCATCCAATTTACTTGCCGTTTTTGGAGCCGCCGTACTGTTAGGAAAAAAAGAGGAAGAGGTTTTAATAGCACTCAGCACACTCCGACCTGTAGCCGGACGATTTGATTCCATACGCTCTTCTAAAGGTTATACTGCCATTGTAGACTACGCACACACACCCGATGCCCTTGTCAATGTACTGAATGCTATACACGGCGTATTGGAAGGGAAAGGGAAACTCATTACTGTTGTCGGTGCAGGTGGTAACCGCGACAAAGGGAAGCGCCCTATCATGGCCAAAGAAGCTACCCGATACAGCGATCGTGTCATCATAACATCAGATAACCCACGTTTTGAGGAACCACAAGATATTATTAACGACATGATGGCAGAATTGGATAAGGATGATTTGAAAAAAACAATAAGCATAGCAGACCGCAAAGAGGCTATTCGCACTGCTTGCATGTTTGCTCAAGCTGGAGATGTTATTCTTGTTGCAGGGAAGGGACATGAGAATTACCAAGAGATAAAGGGAGTGAAACATCATTTTGATGATAAAGAGATTTTAAAAGAGATCTTCGATAATGAATAA
- a CDS encoding penicillin-binding transpeptidase domain-containing protein produces the protein MSVNKKNIMTRYFFVILIIGLVGVAIITKAAITMFAEQQYWQDVADRFIKENVTVKPSRGNIISSDGQLMASSLPEYRIYMDFKAGGEKKDTMLIHHLDEICKGLHEILPDMSAKEFKAHLLKGRRKGRRNYLIYPKRISYIQYKEVKKLPVFCLNKYKGGFTKQAYNRRKKPFGSLARRTLGDLYPEADKGAKNGLELAFDSVLRGKNGIIHRQKVMNKYLNIVDIPPVDGCDIITTINVDMQDICEEALLEELKEINAKVGVAILMKVSTGEVKAIVNMTKCEDGEYREIKNNAISDMLEPGSTFKTASIMVALEDGKITPEDGVDTGNGIKEMYGRHMRDHNWRRGGFQYLTVPQILMVSSNIGVSSLIDEHYRDDPQKFVDGLKRMSLDKALHLQIPGEGKPNIKGPKERYFSKTTLPWMSIGYETQIPPINILTFYNAIANNGVMVRPKFVKAITKNGDTLKEFPTKVINPAISSQRTLKEIKAMLRRVVSEGLAKQAGSKQFHVSGKTGTAQISQGKAGYRTGMMHYLVSFCGYFPSENPQYSCIVSIQKPGYPASGGLMAGSVFKKIAERVYAKNLALDLKNAIDSNTIVIPDVKTGEMRETKEILDELKIKTQTQYASKKESKIWGNAYSEAKAVVLKKKSITKNLIPSVIGMGAKDAVYLLEYKGLKVKLNGIGKVVRQSLPKGRKIAKGETITLTLK, from the coding sequence ATGTCCGTTAATAAAAAGAACATAATGACCCGATATTTCTTCGTCATCCTTATTATAGGGCTTGTCGGAGTAGCTATTATTACAAAAGCAGCTATAACAATGTTCGCTGAACAACAATATTGGCAGGACGTAGCAGATCGGTTCATTAAAGAAAATGTAACAGTTAAGCCTAGTCGAGGGAACATCATATCATCAGATGGACAGTTAATGGCCAGCTCTCTACCAGAATATCGAATTTATATGGATTTCAAAGCAGGAGGAGAGAAAAAGGATACGATGCTAATTCATCATCTAGATGAAATATGCAAAGGACTACACGAGATTTTGCCGGACATGAGTGCCAAAGAGTTCAAAGCACATCTCTTAAAAGGCAGAAGAAAAGGTCGTCGAAATTATCTAATTTACCCCAAAAGAATCTCTTATATACAATATAAAGAAGTGAAAAAGCTCCCTGTATTCTGTTTAAATAAGTACAAAGGAGGATTTACTAAACAGGCCTATAATCGGAGAAAAAAACCTTTTGGCTCATTAGCCCGACGTACTCTAGGCGATCTGTACCCTGAAGCAGATAAAGGAGCAAAAAACGGATTAGAATTGGCTTTCGACTCTGTGCTAAGAGGTAAAAACGGGATTATTCACCGTCAAAAGGTGATGAACAAATATCTCAATATTGTCGACATACCTCCTGTTGATGGTTGCGACATTATCACTACCATCAACGTTGATATGCAAGATATTTGCGAAGAAGCATTATTGGAAGAGCTTAAAGAAATTAATGCAAAAGTAGGAGTAGCAATATTAATGAAAGTGTCAACCGGAGAAGTGAAAGCGATTGTCAATATGACAAAATGTGAAGACGGCGAATACCGGGAGATTAAAAATAACGCTATTAGCGACATGCTCGAGCCAGGTTCAACATTCAAAACTGCTTCTATCATGGTGGCACTTGAAGATGGCAAAATTACACCGGAGGATGGAGTGGATACAGGAAACGGTATCAAAGAAATGTACGGAAGACACATGAGAGACCACAATTGGCGAAGAGGTGGCTTCCAATATCTAACAGTGCCGCAAATATTAATGGTTTCGTCCAACATAGGAGTTTCTTCGCTTATAGATGAACATTATAGAGATGATCCTCAAAAGTTTGTAGACGGCTTAAAGCGAATGAGCCTAGACAAAGCACTACATTTACAAATCCCCGGAGAGGGAAAGCCTAACATAAAAGGACCCAAAGAGCGATATTTCTCAAAAACAACACTCCCATGGATGAGTATAGGCTACGAAACACAAATACCTCCTATCAACATCCTAACATTCTACAATGCCATAGCCAATAACGGCGTAATGGTGCGCCCTAAATTCGTGAAAGCAATTACTAAGAATGGAGATACATTGAAAGAATTTCCAACTAAAGTGATAAACCCTGCCATCTCTTCCCAACGGACGCTAAAAGAAATAAAAGCGATGCTTAGACGGGTGGTATCTGAAGGACTCGCAAAACAGGCCGGTTCTAAACAATTTCATGTATCGGGGAAAACCGGAACCGCTCAAATATCTCAAGGGAAAGCTGGTTATAGAACTGGCATGATGCACTATCTCGTTAGTTTTTGCGGATATTTTCCTTCTGAAAATCCCCAATATAGCTGCATCGTATCTATACAGAAACCGGGATATCCTGCGTCAGGAGGACTAATGGCAGGAAGTGTGTTTAAAAAAATAGCAGAGAGAGTATATGCAAAAAATCTAGCACTAGACTTGAAAAATGCAATTGATAGCAATACAATAGTGATACCTGATGTCAAAACGGGAGAGATGCGCGAAACTAAAGAAATATTAGATGAATTAAAAATAAAAACGCAAACACAATACGCTTCAAAAAAAGAGTCAAAAATATGGGGTAACGCCTATTCAGAAGCAAAAGCTGTAGTATTGAAGAAAAAAAGCATTACAAAAAATTTAATCCCGAGTGTTATTGGAATGGGAGCTAAAGATGCTGTTTACCTTTTAGAATATAAAGGGCTAAAAGTAAAATTAAATGGTATAGGAAAGGTTGTCAGGCAATCATTGCCGAAAGGCAGGAAAATAGCAAAGGGAGAAACAATAACGTTAACGCTGAAATGA